A part of Cervus elaphus chromosome 11, mCerEla1.1, whole genome shotgun sequence genomic DNA contains:
- the LOC122703442 gene encoding lithostathine has product MDTMLPSLGLPRLSWMLLSCLMLLSQVQGENSQKELPSARISCPTGSMAYRSYCYALFKTPKTWMDADIACQKRPSGHLVSVLSGAEDSFVASLVKNNLNTQSDIWIGLYDPTEGSEPNAGGWEWISTDVLNYVAWETDPAAISSPGYCGSLSSSSGYLKWIDHNCYLKLPYVCKFKD; this is encoded by the exons ATGGACACAATGCTGCCTTCCCTGGGCCTCCCCAGACTGTCCTGGATGCTGCTCTCCTGCCTGATGCTCCTGTCTCAGGTCCAAG GGGAAAATTCCCAAAAGGAACTGCCCTCTGCACGGATCAGCTGTCCCACAGGTTCCATGGCCTATAGATCTTACTGCTATGCCTTGTTTAAAACACCCAAAACCTGGATGGATGCAGAT ATTGCCTGCCAGAAGAGGCCCTCGGGACATCTTGTGTCTGTGCTCAGTGGGGCTGAGGACTCCTTCGTGGCCTCCTTGGTTAAGAACAACTTGAATACCCAATCAGACATCTGGATTGGGCTCTATGACCCCACAGAG GGCTCTGAGCCCAATGCTGGCGGATGGGAATGGATTAGCACTGATGTGCTCAATTATGTTGCCTGGGAGACAGATCCTGCTGCCATCTCAAGCCCTGGCTACTGTGGGAGTCTCTCAAGCAGCTCAG GATATCTCAAGTGGATAGATCATAACTGTTATTTGAAATTACCCTATGTCTGCAAGTTCAAGGACTAG